The DNA region GACGACGTCCTCGTCGGCATGAGCGCCACGGTCCTCAACGGCGCCCGTATCGGCTCCGGTTCGCTGATCGCCGCCCATGCGCTGGTGCCGCAGGGAATGCACGTACCGCCGGGGTCGCTGGTGGCGGGCGTACCCGCGAAGATCAAGCGGGAGCTGACCTCCGAGGAGCTGGAGGGCATCAAGGCGAACGCCGCCGTCTACCGGGATCTGGCCCGTACCCACCGCGACGAGACCACTCCGCTCTAGGACGGAGCGGTTCCGTTCCGGGGCTCGTGCTGGCGGGAGGTCCGGAAGGCCGCGCCGGTCGCCCGTGCGTACCGCCCGGGACTACGCGCGGCCCTGCCCGGCCCCGGCGTGCTGCTCCCCGTCCGCCTCGGCGGCGGCCGCCGCCTGCTCCGCTTCGGTCTTACGGGCGCGCCTGCGCAGGACGATCATCGAGCCGAGCCCGAACAGCACGGCGACCACGAGACCCATCCACGAGAAGCGCTTCAGCCACGCCTCCGCGACGATCCCCACGTAGTAGATGACGGCCGTCGTACCGCCCGCCCAGACGATGCCGCCCAGCACGTTCGCCGTGAGGAACTTCCAGTACGGCATCCTCAGCACGCCCGCGAGCGGCCCGGCGAAGATACGCAGCAGCGCCACGAACCGGCCGAAGAAGACCGCCCACATCCCCCACCGCTCGAAGGCCCGCTCGGCGGTGGCCACATGGTGCGGCCCGAAGTGCCGTGGGAACTTGCCGCCGAGCCAGCCCAGCAGTGGTTTGCCGCCCTTGCGTCCGATCGCGTAGCCGATGGAGTCGCCGATGATCGCTCCCGTGGTGGCACAGGCGCCGAGGATCAGCGGGTCGATCTCGCCGTGCTGTGAGGCGAGGAGCGCGGAGCTGACGAGGACGATCTCACCGGGAAGGGGAATGCCCAGGCTCTCCAGCCCGATGACCACCCCGACCAGGAGATAGACGCTCATGGGCGGCACGCTCTCGAGCAACTCCTGGACGTGCAACTGGACTTCCTCCCGCCGGTTGTGGATGCGGGAGGCGCCGGTGGGCCACGTCCCGCGCACGCGCCCGGAAGGCCACGGGCACGCGTGCGGGCAGCCTACTCGATGCGGGGAAACGCGGTACGGCACCGCGGAATGCCCCCTCCCAGGTCGCGGGCTGCGCCGGGGTGCCGGGCGGGCGGCTTCGGCCCACGGGCCGTGACTCGCGGCCCCGGACATGGGGCCCGAACGCGGGGTCCCGGACATGGGGCCCGGACGTGGGGTCCCGGACGTGGCCGCGGGTCAGGGCCACGGTCCGGGGGCCAGGCTCAGGATTGCGGGCGGAGGGTCCAGACGATCGTCATCTCGCCGGTGACGGCACCGTCCTCACGGGCGATCCGGACCTCGACGGGGAACTCCGGCCGTTCACCCGCGTCCAGTTCGGCCAGAACGTCCGCTACGGGCCTGCCGAGTTCGGCGGTCGCCGTCACGGCGCCCATGGCCAGCTTCTTGTAGCCGATCTCGG from Streptomyces marispadix includes:
- a CDS encoding DedA family protein is translated as MHVQELLESVPPMSVYLLVGVVIGLESLGIPLPGEIVLVSSALLASQHGEIDPLILGACATTGAIIGDSIGYAIGRKGGKPLLGWLGGKFPRHFGPHHVATAERAFERWGMWAVFFGRFVALLRIFAGPLAGVLRMPYWKFLTANVLGGIVWAGGTTAVIYYVGIVAEAWLKRFSWMGLVVAVLFGLGSMIVLRRRARKTEAEQAAAAAEADGEQHAGAGQGRA